The sequence ATGCCAACATTTTCATAGAAGAAGTAAGAATAACCGCATAACATGTTACCCTACCACTGAATACCCATTACGTGTCAGGTCATCCAATGTTTGTCGCAGGTTCTGCAAATACATTGCATTGAAAGAAACAGAGTTAAGGAATAAGGAAATAGATGTAAGGAATTCACTGTAAAAAAACTTAACATGTAAAAAGTATATTTATTTTGGGTTTAATGGTTGAACTTGGTAGTTGGTACACAAGAAAGGAGTCATTgtggaaaaacaaaattgcAAAGACTAAAAACAATCTTGATATACCAAACTATTGAAGAAGTCTCTCAACTAATCATTTCCTAAATATATAACATACTGCAAATGTTATGATCAAATGGTTACAAACCATTTAGGATAAACCTATAATcgcaataaaataaacacaagatgcatattaaataaatttaattaccaCAACAGGGCAACCAGCTCTTGGAATACTATCTGAACGAAGACCTCCAAAAGGATTCAAACCAGCATATTCAACCAAGACACAGGCATCTATCCCGAGTGCTTCATAGAATTCACCAAcctattcaaaaaaataattatgcaCCCATCACTGAATGAAAAAAGTTAGACTTCCACAAATCACACAGATTCGCAGTGACGTGagacaaattaaaaaaacttcCACCAACAATATGGCAAAAAAGACAATACATACTCTGCAGAGCAAAACCTCACGTGGAAACTTTGACTTGAACTGCAAGATCTCCCAGTTGAGTGACCCCTCTTTCAAACTAAGGCAATACATTTCTTATTAGTGATTTATAAACAAGGAAATTAGCTCTACGATGATTTAAGAAACAGGGGAGGTTACTTTTCACAGTCACAGAAAAACATCTTAATAGAGGATATAGTTGGCTGGTTGAATACCGTTGTTTGTACTACAGGCAAAAAAAAATCCAGTTCTTTCAGAGAAGATAAGATTAAGCAAAGAAATGATGAAAACTAAGTATAGAAATTCACAGGGACAGCACAAATCGAGGATAACAGaaaatataataagaaaatttctCTTAAATCAGATGCAACACACCTATAAGAGCAATTGCTTGACCAACTCACCTTTTTAACCACTTCAAATGTATTTCTGTATATATTTCTTATGAAACAACTGTCAATAAAATGACAATGCAAGGTTTAACTTAATTGATGGTCAATGTATTTCATTTTAATGACAATACAACAAATAGACAATTACAtgacttattttaaattttttttatagttcaGAAACAATGaaatattatcaaataaaagtTTAGAGAAGAGAAGACTTCCAATACCTATACCACCTAAAGAATGAAAAATACAAGACACATTTTccaaaataagatcataatatAAAATCAATGAAAGTGGAACCTTACTTCCTAGTGGTAACAAACCAAATTTTCAGCATCCTCaacttttttaaaaatcttCCGTCTTTACATTTTGTTTTTTCGAAGCACCCAAAAGATGGCAGGATTCCAagacataaaaatattatttagataGACAAAGAACTCACTTCCCATTTTTCAAGCTAACATCCAAGCCTAGCAAATTGGAATACTCAAGCCTTTTAATTAGCTGAACAGTTGAAGGCTTTCTGCAATCTTCCATCCTCTGCGATTAAAGAATGCCTATTAGAAGACCTAACAGTTAGCTCTCTAAATTTTCAATGCACAAAAGATGTAAAGCTAACATACCTCCTTCCACCAAAGTATATTAGAAAGCTCCTTTTCACTCAGAACACTGTCCAAAGGCTTAACTTTCTTCACGGTTCTTGCACCTCGTCTCAAAACCTTTTGATCTTTGAAACAAGAAATCTTCCCAAATGCTCTTCTTTTGTTGTTTGTACCAAGACCAAGTAATGTTAGAAGTTAAATTTGAGTTAGCAACAATGAATATGCAACTGAAGGAAGCAATCAATTACAAATGAAACTGTTATTCTATATCATAGGTAACTAAGGCACCCCTCTCTAATCTAATCAAAAGGAGAATACTATTGCTTTTTCTACAAAGGGAAACAAACTACATTCGTATAACATTGAGCACGACAAGGATTTAACTTAAGTTCCATCGTTTCTGCAATTCAATATCCAAACAAAAATAGTCTGGTGGAAAATTAAAAGACCCCATCAAATTTTGAAACTCAATACCAGCAAACCAAAACTCAAAATTGGACAATATTTAACACAATTCTCACtacaatttttataaaaaagatGACATTTTCCATCAAAACAAACAGAAGAAAACTGGCATAATCAAGCATAAAAGTAAACAAAAATGCACACGGTAAACTCAGTCAGCTTCAAcaaaacaaagcaaagaaagagagagagattacAGGGCGACTGGGGAGGGAGTGAAGGAGCTGTAACGAGAAGGATGAAAACGAAGAAGCAGAGCGAGCGAGCGCCAACGAGGAGAAGAAACGACGACGTTTCGCGTGGCCATCCAATACATGTTGTTGATGAATCGAGGAGATTGATTCACATGGATGGAGAATATGTTGTTGAGCAGAGCAAGGTTTGTCTAGGGTTTATGAGTTTCTTCTTCTGAGCTCTGTGCTAAGTTGATGCTAACCTCTCTTCCCGCCAGAACCAGAGCCAGAGTCAGAGCTAgacaaaagagaagaaaaagacAATTTACTCCTCACTCGTGTGCTTTGTACGAACTCGATAAGAGAAGATTTTgtccttttatttttcttcttttttttttttgggtaaaagagaatttttttttaagaaaaaatgaaTTACTTTGTGCAGATTAGAACTGAATATCGGTGGCTTTGgtcggttttttttttaaataaaaattcagaATTTGATTTTCGATTTGGATTGGTGCAATTCGAAAACCGACCAACCAATCTAGAACCTATCTTAAAACCGACCTTTTTGAACCTCGGTTTGGTCGatttaaaccgcccaaaccaaacttttttaaaaaaaaaatatatgatacaatttattctataaacacattattctacattttacaactataaacatacaaattaattgttcaaaaactaattatcttattcttttaactttaatattaataaaataataatatattattattatatattattagtaactaCAATAcataaagcaaaaaaaaaacttaataaattaatatatatgtataacggtcGGTTTTAGTTTTTTCGGAGGGTttattacccaaaaaaaaaaactgaccgTTCAATGGTAGTTTTAACCGTTAGCGATTTTTTCGGTTTTCGGTTTCAATGATGTTCGGTATGTCGGTTTGAACGGTTTTTTTAGTTTTCTAGATTTTATGCTCAACCCTAATGCAGATCTCGTCCCAATCTCTTCAGCTTATGTCAATTTCGGAGATCACGTGCTATCTATAGGAGTCTTTTACTTTATCCTACTTTACTTGGGTCATCGGTCATATACCTCATGAGGGTTCCTATCCTAAAGATAGTCCACCACACATAAGTCAGTCTTCAAGGGCAAAACATAATCTCTCACAATTGAGGAATCGAGTGAGAGTCGAGCCCTTAACCCAAACAAGAGAGGAGGTTACTACAAGACTCCGTAGAAATATCGTGTTATGGTTTGGTAATTACTAAAAGCATTCCCAATAGGAAAAGGTAAAATAGCTCATTAGCTAAAATTTTAAAGAATTGGATAAAATTACACCTCCAACAAGTTAAGTAAATGAGAGctaaaatagttcataactaTTCTTTTAGCTACATATGGCTCAATGAGAGCACTCTCATCAGCTTGTCTACTATattcattaaaatattttactaattttttttttttttctattttacctAGCACTACATTAGcttctctattttttatttatttcatttaaatattatatttttattatattatattattttttaaaaatcaaataaattagtataataatatcacacatatattaaaaaatgttTTAATAAAACTAATGTTTTAAATCTCTCTCTGGGATGATTTTCGCTGCCAGTTGGGATGATTTTCGTTGCCGACAAAGTCTCACCGTCAAAAATAGAAGTCACAGGCCTCCCCATCGTTCTCTAGAGTCAAGGCAACCATAACCTTCGTTATGTTTCAAACGACAAACTTCGAGGTTCCTAAAGCTCCTTTTATCATTTAGTCACAGTTAAGATCTCGACGAGTAGAAACTTTTGAGTCCGATCTAATCCTGTCTGAGATCCATTGAGTAAAACGACTTTCAGAAACGTGATCTTCTCGTAAAGATCTTTTATATCTCGTTGATGGTTTCCGCAAGCTTTGTCGTTAATGGTTGGTGGCCACCGCGCGTGGTGGAACTCCAGTGAGCTTAGAGATCAGGGTGTGGCTGGCGATGGGGTGGGTGGGGTTCGGGGTGCTGGAGGAAGTTGATGAGATCGGGGTGGTGTGGCTAGAGGAAAATGACGAAAgagacaaaaaaagaaaaaaaaatatgattttaaaatatacatttttagtttttttttttaattaaaattattatttagacTAATAATACTTTAACatgtagtatttttaaaaagttaacGAATCAGTTAAATTTAGGATTATCAGacttataaaaaaatgtaaGACTATTACTACTATTTTTTGCGATTAAAGACTAATTTACATCAAAGTAAATTTTTTAGAGACTTTTAacgtaatttttcaaattaattcaaGGATTACACATCTCTTCATTATTGATTTATTTTGTCAACAGATCACATATTAACATCTAACATCTTCtccattaaattaaataataaaaaaaaaaacatcacacATATAATATAACCTTGTCACACCAACACAACAACACATGTACCCATCCCTCTTTCTATAACTAAACAaagcataaaattaaataaaaaaagaccaaaataaaataaataaatacaactctaacaatataaaaaacaaaatacttgATAGATTAATAGAATATTTCATATTATAAGCTTATATAAACTAATCACTCATTTGTTTTTTTGATCACATGATTGAACACATTGCTGTGGTGGCCGCAACAAGATTTCCCAAACTCACTGCAATCTGCATTATCTGTAATGCTCGATCCACTTTTTTCTGATCATACATAATAACACATATtccaattaaatattaatatactaTTATTACTACTTATTAAACTaattttcatgaaaattttGTGGAATTAAAAAAAGAAGGAGAATAATGAAAATTGCTATATATACTTACATTTTTGGGGGGTTGTGTGTGTGGTACAATTGTCCCTGAAGTGCTGGCCGACGATCGGAACGAAGACCTACGACGTTTGCTTCCACTTCCctgtatttttatgatatttttatcacatattttaatttaataattattataaaaaattatttaacacTGTCTCATCTAAGTCACATGTGAGATAAatgtattaattatataattaactaATGATAATTACTAAGTGATTAGCAccacttaaattaatattatattattattagtgtaataaaatattagaaaaattattagatCTAACTCAACTTAATAAAATGGACTAGCGTAAACTATGTCAAACAATAATTGTGAACAAATTGATCATATTAGGGCACCCAACATTTCAAAATTGATCCCACTCCGATACCATATTAAGAAAGTTATTGGACCTAACTTAATTTAACAAAATCGATTTGTTGTCCTCGCTTTATTAAGTGAATCGAGTATATATTTTTACCGAactctaatattaaatatacttaatttaatgTAATGAATTTTATAGAATATGACTAAATCTTCttaaatattaataactaataaacaTGAGCAAAAATCATTATAATTATGcaaatgaaaaattattagTACGTACCTTGTCATCATCAGAGTAAAAAGTATCATCATTGACCCCTTTTGATTTATCTAGCTTAGTCTTTAGCCTAAGCATAACAATTGGATCCAAAAACACTTCATGGGAATGATCATAACTTTTGGTACGAAAACAATCAGGGCAAACATTGAAGATGTAATTGCAATCATTCTTGAAAAAGCATTCTACACAAGTAAAATACAATCCAACAATGAATTTATTTTTGCAATCTAAACCATTGCAAAATGGTCTACCGCTTTCGATTATGTAAAGTAGAGTTATCACATCAGCataaatcaaatgatcttttTTTCCTCGCTTTAGTTGGTCGAAGAAATTCTTCGATCCAAATTGGGGGAATCCAATATCTTTCATGTAAGCGGAAAATTCCCGAAATTTGATCTTGTTTGGTAGGGATTTTGTTTCCATTTGTTCAGAGAAAGTTTGAATTGATTTCTGAGTTTCATGGTTGAAATGCTCGTAGTATGCGTATGCCGTGTCCCGCAAGTCATCCATAATTGAGACTCTTTTCTatcctaaaatatatataaaaaaaaaaagtaacacaaagagaaataattatataattattaattaataatgaacAAAATGTATAATATTATAAGTACCTTTTCAAACAATAGTACTAGTAGTATTGAAGAAGAGCAGCACAATGTTAAACACAGAGATCTCACACAAATGGATCATGGAACTATTTATAGAGAGATTTATTACTTATTACTTTTAAGGCTAAACTCTAAATTATTTAAGTAACAAATTATTACTTAAAGTTATTTgctgtaatttaataaaaagtaGTGGGAGAATTAACCCAACACAAACAGTTATTCTTCAGTTTTTGGtcttttcttatatattaatGGTAGATCACTAGatctatatagatatatattatatataaataatttatgtaTATGACAACGTACGTATATCGAGACACATGATATatattcataataataattatataaaaaaagtcAATTATGATCATATACTAAAATGAAGTGAGAATATTATATACTAAAATGAAGTTTCATGACTATGTATAATTAGATTTCCATAGATCCATTTCCATCCATGATGATCTATATTTTGATCATATATAGATCTAATATCTTGTTCTTTTTAATTACGATTTTGCTTTCATAAATTTAGGTGAGTTTGGAGTGTGTGTATAAGTAGTGTAATTATTAGGGGAAGATAgtaattacataattatactatattttaaaataaaaagtatgTTTAGACATTATAAGATAGTATTTACTTATAAGttctaaaaaatttatt is a genomic window of Cannabis sativa cultivar Pink pepper isolate KNU-18-1 chromosome 9, ASM2916894v1, whole genome shotgun sequence containing:
- the LOC115722665 gene encoding uncharacterized protein LOC115722665; this translates as MDDLRDTAYAYYEHFNHETQKSIQTFSEQMETKSLPNKIKFREFSAYMKDIGFPQFGSKNFFDQLKRGKKDHLIYADVITLLYIIESGRPFCNGLDCKNKFIVGLYFTCVECFFKNDCNYIFNVCPDCFRTKSYDHSHEVFLDPIVMLRLKTKLDKSKGVNDDTFYSDDDKGSGSKRRRSSFRSSASTSGTIVPHTQPPKNKKVDRALQIMQIAVSLGNLVAATTAMCSIM